The Lacticaseibacillus pabuli region CGCTTGCGAGCTTACAGAACCGGAAACATGGAGACTCAGCGTGGTTTTCGCTGAGGCTTCATGTTTAGCGGGAAGCCAATTTCAGCGAACTTCTGAAATTGGCTGAAGCGTCGCACCATCACCAGCCTTCTTCCGGAGCACCCCACCCGGGCCATTACGCTGGACGGACCACAAAGCAAAAAAAAACCAGTCACCATCAAAGTCGGAAAGCTAAACGTTATTTAACCACATTAAAAAACCAGGAGAAGGCTTATTTGCTTAATAATCATCGTCATCACCATTGAGTAGATAATCACGAGTTGTTTCTTTTGTTGCCATGATTGGTACTGTTGAGTCAAATACAGCTTCAGATAATTCATCGTTGGCGAGCTCACGATTCGTTAACATCAGAGAAAACGGAATTCCTCCTTCAGCCGCAATTCGTTTCCACAGAGCACCAATAACTACAGAAGGATTCAGGCCCAACTGATTCAGAATAATACGCACTTGTTTGTCCGTTTTAGCATCGACGATTACTTGTAATTTCTTTTGCGGTTTGTCCATGAGTAACATCTCCTCAACAGATAATGTACGATAATTTGCACGCTACCGCAATCCTAGTACATTCATATTCGATGGGTTCAGTGGGCCGGGTTGGGGTGCGGAGGTGGAAGCTAAATCGGCGTGAAAGTGATGTTGGCCCGCTTGCGGGCCTCACATCACAGGAAGCGGAAATAATTTTTCAGTGAACTTCTGAAAAATTATGAAGCGTCCCACGCCGACTTAGCTTCCACCGGAGCATCCCAACCCGGCCCCCTCCCGGCAACTAAAACCACAAAAATAGCACCCAGCCCCCGACCAAAATCGGAGAGCTGAGCGCTATTTATCAGCATCTAGAAAACCAAATGTTTACTTCTTTTCTTCCGGCCGGTCGCCACCGTGCTTACCGATTTCAGGCTTCCCATACGTCAGCGAAATCAATGCTGGCAGGATAACTGGAATGATGAACACGAGGATAATCAGCCCGATGATGACACCGAGTGCGACCTGGATGAGCGTCAGCACACCGGATGGCATCAAGGCAGCGAAGGTACCACTGAGGATGATGGCCGCGGAGATAACAACCGCACCAATCACACCACTTGCACTATTGATCCGCGCCTTTGGATCCGGAATATCCGGCCCGAATTCACGGTACTTCATCATGAGGAAGATACTGTAATCAACCCCAAGCGCAATCAGCATGACGAAGGTGAAGAATGGCGTGTTCCACGTCAACTGACCCTGGTGCAGGAAGATTGAGCTGACAAAGCGTGTGATGGACAGGGACGCAATGTAGGCGAGCAGCAACGTGCCGATGATGTAGAACGGCTGGAGAATCGAACGGGTCACGTACATGAGGGCCAGGAGAATCCCGACAATCATGATGGCTGCCGTGCGAATGAAGTCACTGCTTGCAATGTGTTGCGTGTCACTCGTCTGGGCGGTCTGGCCACCAATAGCGACCTTCGCATTACCCAGCTTCGTACCCTTCAGTTCGTTCTTCACAACACCCTGCATCTTGTCGATTTGTGCCATCGACTTTGCAGAGGATGGGTCAGAATCGAGCACGATGGTCAGCTTGGTGGTCTTCTTGTCGCTAGACATGTACGTATCAATGGCTGGCTTGTAAGTCTTGCTCTTCAGCACAGCCTTTGGAACGTAGTAATCCTTCGCAGCATCAGAATCCTGCAAGCCTGTCAGGTAGGTCTGGGCAGAGCCAACACCATCGTTGACCTTACCGATACCGTCGCCCGCAGTCTTCAGACCATCCTTCAACGTCTGCATCTGACCAACGAGGCCGTGCAACGTTGTGTACATGGTCTGTTGACCAGCGAGTTCCTGGTTCAAGCCAGAGGTCAACACCGGTGCATTTGCAGCAATCTTTGTGGCCCCATTTTGCAGAACGCTGACACCAGCGCCGAGCTTCTGGGAACCAGCCGCGGCGGAGCCAACACCATTCGTGTAGGCGTGGATCCCACCAGCGAGCTGCTGGAGCTGGCTGGACAAGATGGAGTTACCAATCGTGTTCTGGATGGTGCTCTGGTTGGCGATGTTCACACCGCGACCATTAACCGCACCGTTCAGCTGAGTAGCAATCCCGCTAGCCTGAGCCGTTGCCTGCTGGAGCTGACGAACACCTGAAGTCAGGGCTGTCATCTGGGCTGGCAAGCCGCTCAGCTGATTCATCTGACTGCCAAGGTTGCTGGTCTTACCGAGCAACGAGTTGGCGTCATTCATCATCTTCTGGGTGGCAGCGAGTTCCTGCTTGAGACCGGCAACCTGTTGCTTGTTAGGCAATGAGTTGGCGAGTTTACCCAAGCCGGCGATGGTGTTGGCATCGACACCCTTAAGACCGGCAGCGGATTGCTGCAGGTTGGCGCCGAGTGCCTTGTTAGTGTTGATGTTATCGCTAGCCAAGCCAGCAATCTTCGTGGCGCTCTGGCGAGTCGTTGCGTCGTTGCTTGAATCCTGGGCAATGGCACCCGCAAGCTGTGCGATTTGGCCATCATTCTGAGACGTCTTATTCACCGTATCGGTCACAGCCGTCTGCAGGTTGCCAATCGCACCAGCCGTGCTGGCGAGACCTGCAAGCTGGTCCTTGCTTGCGGCAGCCTGATCGAGCAGACCAACGAGTTGGTTCATCTGCTGCATCATGCCTTGTGCCGTTGCAAGTTCAGCCTGCAAAGTCTTGGCCTGAGCCAAAGTACTCTGAATGCTGCCAGCTTGTGCGGACAAGGCACTGAGCTGACTGTTGCCCTGGTTCAAACCGTTAACGAGCTTGTTGACCCCGCCGTTGATCTGCTGGTTGTAAGCCGCGAGACCCGCAACGGCCAGTGGCAACTGGGCGCTCTGGCTGGTCAGCTGGTTCACACCATTGTTGATCAAGCCGGAGTTACCGTTCAGTGTGTTTAGGCCACTCGTGAGCGTCCCAACGCCGCTTTGCAGAACACTGGTACCCTGTGCGAGTTGCTGGGTGCCAGACGTTAGCTGCTGGCTACCAGAAACCAGCTTCTGGGTCCCGTCCATCATGGTCTGAACACCGGCCAAGCCACTGTTCATGTCGGTCGCACCGAGCTTGTTGCTGGCACCGGTCAGGCCTTTGTTAATCTTGGTCAGACCCTTGCCAGCGCTGGTCATCCCCTTGGTGACCGTGCCAAGCTGGTTGTCTTCGTATAGCGCGCTAACCTCACTGCCACTTGGTTGTGTGACGGAAGCAACGGTCCCGACACCCTTTTCATCCTGAATCTTCTTCGTCACACGGTCGATGATGCGCAAATCGCCTTCATCATTCAACTTGTGATTACTCTGGATGTACAGGGACGCAGGTTCCGCAGTCCCCTTGGAGAAATGCTTTTGGACGACGCGGAAACCCTGCTTGGCAGGCATGCTGTCGGCAAGTTCTGCGGTCGTATCGTAGTTTAAGTTATTGTTGTAGGCCATGAACGCTGGAATCGCAAGGATCACGATGGTTCCCAACGCAACGATTGGCCGGGCAACAGAGCTCTTGGACAACCAGCCCCAGAGCTTACTGTTGGAGGAGCCATCGAAGTTCTTGGTTGGCCAGAACATCCGCTTGCCGAGGAGTGACATGAAGAATGGGTTCAATGTCAGCAGCACGAGCAGCAGAACGGCAACACCGACCGCCACCCCAACGGCAGAACGGTAAATGGAGAACTTGGCCAGGCCTAACGCACTAAACCCAATCAGCAGCGAGGTGCCACTGTAGAGGATGGTGCGGCCGGCGATGCGACGGGCTTTGGTCGTGGCTTCGACCGCGTCTAGCCCGCCGCTCAGTTCTTCCTTATATTGGTCATACAGCAGGATGTTGTAATCCGTCCCAATCCCGAACAGGACCACGACGAGGAAGACCTGCGTGAATGAACTGAGTGGGAAGCCCCAATGTGCCACCAGGTTCATGACAACACTGAGGGAGGTGATCACGGACACCCCAACGGTCAGCAGTGAAATCACTGGCACAACTGGGGAGCGGAAAACCAGCACGAGGACGACGAAGATAAAGATGGCGGCAATGATTTCCGTCTTTTGAATCCCGTCTTCAGTGGCCTTCTGAAAGTCATCATTCAGGATATCCCCACCGGTCAGGTAGGTCTTAACCCCGTGCGTCTTCGCAGCCTTAGTGATTGCGGCTGTCATCGGACGCACTTCCTGCTTTTTAGACACTTGCAGCTGAACCAGCTCGGTCGTCTTGTCCTTTGAAATCAGCTGCTTCTTGGTCGCAGCATTATCGTTAGGTGCAAGTACGTCCTTGATGTTAAGCTGGTCGTCATGCTTACGCAGGTGCTTGACGGTGTGCTTAATGGCGTCCTTCTGAGTCGAACTCAGCTTCTTGTCGCCGTTGCTAAAGACAACGACAACCTGACGCGTATTGCCCTGGCCGTGACCCCAGTCCTTCTGGATCACATTGGCCACCTGACTCTGGGCACTGTCAGGAATCTTGGTTTGGCCCTTATCCCGTACTAATGACGAGATATTTGGCAACATCACAACAGCGAGGATGACGGCAATCAGCCAGCCAATCATTGCGCCGAAGTGGTGACGGGCAAAAAAGCTCTTCCCCATAAATTTATCCCTCTTCTTTTGGCTTCGATATAAAACAATAGTTACCTTAATATACTAGAACTCGCGTGAAAAGCCGTAAACCCATTTTCTGTAATCAGCGACATATCATTGAAATTGATGTACAAATTTGTCCAAATATTCGGATAAGCAGGCTTGAAAGCGGCTTCAGATGTACCAAAGAAAAAGAACGACCATCGTGGCCGCTCTTTCCCAAACTAACCGATTCACTTTTGGCAAACAAAGTCCCGATAGCCGAACCACATCAGCCACAAAATCACTGCAACGGCGAACAGCCAGTGTGGGATGGGCATGACAAACAGCAACACAATTAACCCTGCACCTGCCAGTCGTTGCTTGAGACTCGCTCCGATTGTTTCCATTTTCGCTCCCCCGATACTGTAGACCCATCAGTGACACTCACAGGTTAAGCCTATCAAACGCCTAGACCACCCCGCAAGGTTTGCGTCCGCCGCATCGCGGTACCCCGTGCCAATTCTAGGCCGTGCGTAACCGATACCATGCCCGTCGCACCGTGAACCAATTCGATTGGGCAAATTGATTGAAGAAAATTACAACAAAAGCCGTGCACATGTCTCGTGCACGGCCCTAAGCGGTCATTGCTTTATTCGCCAGCAACCTGCGCTGCCACCTCAAAACCAATCTTAATCATGTCATTGAGGGTCAGCTGCCGATCATCCGCGGATAAGTGTTCATCGCGCATCAACTGGTCGGACACCGTCATCAGCGCCAAAGCGCGCCGGTGGTATTTTGCCGCCAGCAAGTACAGCGCTGGTGTCTCCATCTCGGTTGCCAGAACACCGTAGTCCGCCAGCTTGCCCTTATCGAGCTCGTCGTTGTAGAAGCGGTCCTCACCGAGCACGTTGCCAACCTTCACGCGGTACCCTGCATCCTGAGCGACCTTGTAGGCCCGCTGCAGCATGTCAAAGTCCCCTGTTGGCGCAAAGTACACGCCGGGACCAAAGGTGTTGGCGATAATCGAACTGTCAGTCGTGGATGACTGGGCCAGGACAATGTCGCGCAAGTTGACGGTGTCAGCCATACCACCGCATGTGCCCGTCCGAATCAGGTTCTGGACGCCGTATTCGGTCATCAGTTCCGTGGCGTAAATGGAAATGGATGGAATCCCCATCCCCGTAGCCTGCACGGAGACCCGCTTGCCCTTGTACAAGCCCGTATAACCAAACGCATTGCGCACTGTGTTGTACAGCGTCACGTCCGTCATGAAGTTTTCAGCCATGTACTTGGCACGCAATGGATCACCTGGCAGCAAAACTGTGTCGGCGATACTACCTGGTGCTGCATTGATATGTGTACTCATCTCATCAGTCCTTTCGTTGCCAAAAGCCTGCCGTCTTACTTCAATTCGTGCAAGAATGACTTGCCGTATTCACCCTGCTGCACGCCAAAGTTGTCGAGTACCGTGGCACCGAAGTCGCAGAATGGGCTGCGGATGCCGAGGTTTGCGCCACCCTGCAGTGATGGACTGTAGGCGAGTAGTGGCACGTATTCACGCGTGTGGTCCGTGCCCTTAAACGTTGGGTCATTCCCGTGATCAGACGTGATCATCAGCAAGTCGCTTGGCCGCATGATGCTGAGCAATTCGCCCAGCTGCTTATCAAACAGCTCGAGTGCTTCGGCATCGCCTTCTGGATTGCGGCGGTGACCATACATCGCGTCGAAATCCACGAGGTTGGTAAAGATGAAGCCGCGCCGGTCAGACTTCACTTGCGCGATTGTCTGGTTCATGCCGTCTTCGTTGCTGACGGTGTGGACGCCATCATCGAGGCCTTGGCCAGAGAAGATGTCATTAATCTTACCCACACCGTACGTGGCGATGCCGGCCTTCTGCAGGCGGTCCAAGTCAGTGGGACCATCTGGCAACAGCGTGTAGTCGTGGCGGTCGCTGGTCCGAGTGAAGTGGTCCTTATCGATATAGGTGTATGGACGCGCGATGACACGGCCAACGTGGTATGGCGCCGTGCGCGTGAGGCTACGTGCGTATTCACAAATCTTGTAGAGTTCTTCAAGTGGAATAATGGCCAGGTTAGCCGCAATCTGGAGCACTGAGTCACCCGACGTGTAAATAATCAGGTCACCCGTCGCCAGCTGTTCATCCCCATAGTCGTGGATGACATCCGTGCCGGAATATGGCTTGTTGACGATGCACTTGCGACCAGAGAAGGCGGTAATCTTGTCTAGCAACTCCTGCGGGAAGCCGTGTGGGAAGAAGCCGAGCGGTTCAAGAACCGGCAAGCCCATCATTTCCCAATGGCCATCCATGGAGTCCTTACCAGCGGAGATCTCGGCCATTTTACCGAAAGCACCCGTTGGTTCGGCAACCGGCTTGAGGCTCAGCATGGGGTTATCCGCCCGAATGTTGCCCAGACCCAGCTTCATCAGGTTTGGCAGCTGCCAGCCCGCACCCTTAAAGTCGTTGATGTGGCCGTATGTGTCCGCGCCTTCATCGCCGAACTTCGCGGCATCTGGCGCTTCGCCAATCCCAATCGAGTCCGTAACAATCCCAATAATCCGGTCAAACTGTGCTTCTTTAGTCATTAGCAGCCTCCGCTTCCTTCATAATCGCCACCCCAGCGCTAGCGCCCAAACGATCTGCACCAGCAGCAATCAACGCCTTTGCATCCGCGTAGGTGTGAATCCCGCCAGCGGCCTTAACCTGCAGACGGTCACCCACAGTCTTGCGCATCAGGGCGACATCGTGCACCGTTGCGCCGCCGCCAGCAAAGCCCGTGCTGGTCTTTACAAAATCAGCGCCGGCTTCCTCGCTCAACCGGCAAGCGAGAACCTTTTCTTCGTCCGTTAGTAAGACGCACTCAATAATCACCTTGAGCAACTTGCCTTGCGCGTGCACGGCCTCGGCGACCGCAGCAATGTCTTCGCGCACAAAGTCCTCATTGCGCGACTTGAGCGCACCGATATTAATCACCATGTCGCACTCATCCGCACCATCCGCAATCGACGCCTTCGCCTCTGCGACCTTGATCTCAGTCGTATTGGCACCGAGAGGAAAACCAATCACCGTGCACACGTTCACGTCACTGTCAGCCAGTGCCGTCGCCGCGTCCTTCACCCAATACGGATTGATACATACAGAGGCAAAGTCATACTGCTTGGCCTCCTTAAAGATTTGCTGAATCTGCACCTCGCTCGCATCTTGCTTAAGCAGGGTGTGATCAATATATTTTGCTAGTGGTTTCGTCATCGCAATCGTTCTCCTCTCCGCGGTACATCAGTTTTGGTAACACTTTCATAATACCACGGTGGTCAGCGTGAATCAGTAGGTTCACTGACTTTACACTGGGAAAATGAGGGGCGTTGTGTCCTCGATATCATCCGCACACAATCCCTAGTAGACGCTGACCAAACTAAGAACACACCAATTCAGAAAAACCGTTGACTTTTCGTAGGATGCGCGTAGAATACATTTTAGTTAGCCGGCTAATCAAATTTTACGGAGGTGTGTTGTTTGCCCAACTTCAACTTTAAGGATCGTCCAGATGACGCGCGCTTAAGAATCACGCAGGCGCAGTACCCGGATACCAACATCACGACGGTGCAGACGTTCTTGAGCCTGCAATACGCCTACCGCACCATACAAAGTCAATATGAAGCTGCTCTGAGTGAGTTTGACTTATCAGAGTCCCGCTTTATCCTACTCATGTTTCTCTACCGCGCCGAGGACGGCCTCACCGTCTCCGACTTGGCCCAAAAACTGGGCGTGACCAAAGCCACCACCAGCAAGTTGCTGCGCGCGATGACCACCGCCGAGCTGGTCGAAAAGCGGCCAGATGCGCAGGATAAACGCGCAGTCAAAATTCACCTGACCGTGGCGGGTACCAAGCGGTTAACGGCCTTCTTACCCGTTAACTTCCAAACGGTGAACCGCCTGTTGGGTAACCTCTCCGAATCGGAGCAGCAAGAACTCGAACAACTTCTAAATAAAATGATTGCGCCGGCATCCGGCGAGAAAGACTGAGGTCGTATTCCCATGGAAACTGCAAAAATTGAATTACTCAAGACTTACTTGAGCCTGTACATTAGCCACTTTGACGTCTTGGCCGACATGAAGAACGGCGGTAACAAGTACGTCGTCCTCGACGTCCGCAACGCCCCTGCGCCCGTTAAAGAGGTCCAGATTAAGGGCGCCAAGCCACTCGCAGCAAAGGACCTTGCCAATCATCTGAACGAGCTCGACAAGTCCAAGACTTATGTTGTCTACGACTGGACTGGCGGCACAACACTTGGCAAAACCGCGCTGCTCATTCTGCTGAGCCACGAGTTCAAGGCCTTCGAACTCGCCGGTGCACTCGAAGGCTGGCGCGGCATGAACCTGCCCGTTGAACCAGCTAAATAGCATCAAAAAAATAAGCGACCTGCCAAAATTGACAGGTCGCTTATTTGTGTCTAGGTCAAACCTAATAGCTGATGGTAAACAACATCTCATCTTCGCCAAGATCGT contains the following coding sequences:
- a CDS encoding type II toxin-antitoxin system RelB/DinJ family antitoxin, whose protein sequence is MDKPQKKLQVIVDAKTDKQVRIILNQLGLNPSVVIGALWKRIAAEGGIPFSLMLTNRELANDELSEAVFDSTVPIMATKETTRDYLLNGDDDDY
- a CDS encoding MarR family winged helix-turn-helix transcriptional regulator produces the protein MPNFNFKDRPDDARLRITQAQYPDTNITTVQTFLSLQYAYRTIQSQYEAALSEFDLSESRFILLMFLYRAEDGLTVSDLAQKLGVTKATTSKLLRAMTTAELVEKRPDAQDKRAVKIHLTVAGTKRLTAFLPVNFQTVNRLLGNLSESEQQELEQLLNKMIAPASGEKD
- a CDS encoding rhodanese-like domain-containing protein codes for the protein METAKIELLKTYLSLYISHFDVLADMKNGGNKYVVLDVRNAPAPVKEVQIKGAKPLAAKDLANHLNELDKSKTYVVYDWTGGTTLGKTALLILLSHEFKAFELAGALEGWRGMNLPVEPAK
- the deoC gene encoding deoxyribose-phosphate aldolase — translated: MTKPLAKYIDHTLLKQDASEVQIQQIFKEAKQYDFASVCINPYWVKDAATALADSDVNVCTVIGFPLGANTTEIKVAEAKASIADGADECDMVINIGALKSRNEDFVREDIAAVAEAVHAQGKLLKVIIECVLLTDEEKVLACRLSEEAGADFVKTSTGFAGGGATVHDVALMRKTVGDRLQVKAAGGIHTYADAKALIAAGADRLGASAGVAIMKEAEAAND
- a CDS encoding MMPL family transporter; this translates as MGKSFFARHHFGAMIGWLIAVILAVVMLPNISSLVRDKGQTKIPDSAQSQVANVIQKDWGHGQGNTRQVVVVFSNGDKKLSSTQKDAIKHTVKHLRKHDDQLNIKDVLAPNDNAATKKQLISKDKTTELVQLQVSKKQEVRPMTAAITKAAKTHGVKTYLTGGDILNDDFQKATEDGIQKTEIIAAIFIFVVLVLVFRSPVVPVISLLTVGVSVITSLSVVMNLVAHWGFPLSSFTQVFLVVVLFGIGTDYNILLYDQYKEELSGGLDAVEATTKARRIAGRTILYSGTSLLIGFSALGLAKFSIYRSAVGVAVGVAVLLLVLLTLNPFFMSLLGKRMFWPTKNFDGSSNSKLWGWLSKSSVARPIVALGTIVILAIPAFMAYNNNLNYDTTAELADSMPAKQGFRVVQKHFSKGTAEPASLYIQSNHKLNDEGDLRIIDRVTKKIQDEKGVGTVASVTQPSGSEVSALYEDNQLGTVTKGMTSAGKGLTKINKGLTGASNKLGATDMNSGLAGVQTMMDGTQKLVSGSQQLTSGTQQLAQGTSVLQSGVGTLTSGLNTLNGNSGLINNGVNQLTSQSAQLPLAVAGLAAYNQQINGGVNKLVNGLNQGNSQLSALSAQAGSIQSTLAQAKTLQAELATAQGMMQQMNQLVGLLDQAAASKDQLAGLASTAGAIGNLQTAVTDTVNKTSQNDGQIAQLAGAIAQDSSNDATTRQSATKIAGLASDNINTNKALGANLQQSAAGLKGVDANTIAGLGKLANSLPNKQQVAGLKQELAATQKMMNDANSLLGKTSNLGSQMNQLSGLPAQMTALTSGVRQLQQATAQASGIATQLNGAVNGRGVNIANQSTIQNTIGNSILSSQLQQLAGGIHAYTNGVGSAAAGSQKLGAGVSVLQNGATKIAANAPVLTSGLNQELAGQQTMYTTLHGLVGQMQTLKDGLKTAGDGIGKVNDGVGSAQTYLTGLQDSDAAKDYYVPKAVLKSKTYKPAIDTYMSSDKKTTKLTIVLDSDPSSAKSMAQIDKMQGVVKNELKGTKLGNAKVAIGGQTAQTSDTQHIASSDFIRTAAIMIVGILLALMYVTRSILQPFYIIGTLLLAYIASLSITRFVSSIFLHQGQLTWNTPFFTFVMLIALGVDYSIFLMMKYREFGPDIPDPKARINSASGVIGAVVISAAIILSGTFAALMPSGVLTLIQVALGVIIGLIILVFIIPVILPALISLTYGKPEIGKHGGDRPEEKK
- a CDS encoding phosphopentomutase, producing the protein MTKEAQFDRIIGIVTDSIGIGEAPDAAKFGDEGADTYGHINDFKGAGWQLPNLMKLGLGNIRADNPMLSLKPVAEPTGAFGKMAEISAGKDSMDGHWEMMGLPVLEPLGFFPHGFPQELLDKITAFSGRKCIVNKPYSGTDVIHDYGDEQLATGDLIIYTSGDSVLQIAANLAIIPLEELYKICEYARSLTRTAPYHVGRVIARPYTYIDKDHFTRTSDRHDYTLLPDGPTDLDRLQKAGIATYGVGKINDIFSGQGLDDGVHTVSNEDGMNQTIAQVKSDRRGFIFTNLVDFDAMYGHRRNPEGDAEALELFDKQLGELLSIMRPSDLLMITSDHGNDPTFKGTDHTREYVPLLAYSPSLQGGANLGIRSPFCDFGATVLDNFGVQQGEYGKSFLHELK
- the deoD gene encoding purine-nucleoside phosphorylase produces the protein MSTHINAAPGSIADTVLLPGDPLRAKYMAENFMTDVTLYNTVRNAFGYTGLYKGKRVSVQATGMGIPSISIYATELMTEYGVQNLIRTGTCGGMADTVNLRDIVLAQSSTTDSSIIANTFGPGVYFAPTGDFDMLQRAYKVAQDAGYRVKVGNVLGEDRFYNDELDKGKLADYGVLATEMETPALYLLAAKYHRRALALMTVSDQLMRDEHLSADDRQLTLNDMIKIGFEVAAQVAGE